ATAACATCTACTGGCACAGGTGTATCAATAGATGTTCTAGATTTATTTCTAGATCCTATTAATACAACCTCGTTTAAGGCAACACCAGATTGCATGGTAACATTCATAACCATACCTGTAACGGTTTTGTCTTGCGTTTCATAACCTACGTACGAAAACACTAAAACATCACCTGTTTTTGCTTTTACACTATACTTTCCGTCAAAATCTGTGGTTGTACCCGTAGACGTACCTTTTACAATTACAGAAACCCCTGGTAAGGCTCCAGAGTCGTCTTTTACAGTTCCTGAAATTTCTTGGGCTAATGCCCCTCCTGATAGACCTATACAAAATAGAAACATCAGACATTTTAAATGTAGAATTTTACTCATAGTTATAATTTATTTGAATTAGTTCTAGCTAAGGTATGCATATTATCTTGTAATTTAAACACTTACCGATAAAACATCACTTACAAAACAGCTTTTTAACAGTAAAAACCTACAAATAAAAAAAATGTTTTTGAGTCATTATTTTCTGAAATAAAAAAACACAAAACAACACAATCCCATGACAATCAACATCCTAAAAAATTAACAGTCAACTATTCGTGAAAAAAATAAAACGTCCAATTAACGTTTTATTAGCGTTTGAGAATTATTGTGAATTTTATAAAAAAAATGTTAAACTTAAAACAAAACCCCAGATTTTGGTGTTTTTTCCAAAATCTGGGGTTTCCATAAAATAGAAACGCTTAAATAAACATCTCTGCTAAAACAATAAAATGATCTCTAGAATTTAAAGGCTAAGCTTGCATTTAAAACAGTACCATTAAATCCAAATTGATTTACTTCCCAAGGGTATTTAAAACGTCCTCCAAGATCGGTAACCACGTCACCTTTAGCATCCAATTCATCTGGATACACATTAAGTAAATTATTTACAGAAATGTTACCCGATAGTTTTTCACTAAACTCATAACCAACAATTAAATCGGTGATTACTTTTCCGGCAAAAGTTTGATCCAATGCAGGACTACTGCCGTGTTGCCAAGTAACTTCGCCAAAATAAGTATTATTCAAAATAAAATTCCATTTATTTAAATCGTAATCTAAACCTAATAATACTTTAGATTTCGGTCTAGATGATGTAATTCTAGCCTGTTCTTTTCTACTAAAAATATCATAGCCGTTTGCAGCAAATATAGGAGGCGTATCAATCTCTCCTTTAATTGTAGTCTCGTTAAAGTTAGCAGCTAACGCAGCATTCAAAATACCTTCACCCAATTCAATATTGGTGTAGTTAACCACTAAATCAACACCCGAAGTATTTGTATTTACAGCATTCACGAAAAACTTTAAACTTGTAATAGAATTAGCAATTAATACTGTTTCTACAGGGTTTATTGACGAGTCATCCCCATCGAAACCAATTTCTCCTGTAAATAAAACACGATCATCAACCTTTACATTATAAAAATCTGCTGAAACAGATAAATTAGGCTTGATTTTATAAGTAATACCTGCCGAAATGTTTTTTGATGTTTCCGATGTAAGCTGCGGAACTCCTAAGTCTTCTCTAATTATAGGGTCTACATTATTAAATGTTCCTTGGTTAGAAATACTTCCTCCGGAAACTAAAGTTTGCACATTACTTAAATATATTTGATGTAAAGATGGTGCTCTAAACCCAGTACTATAAGAAGCTCTTAATGCCCCTTTATCTCCTAAAGAATAACGCCCACTAACTTTCCATGATACATTATCGCCAAAATCGCTAAAATCTTCGTAACGAATAGCCCCACCAATCAATAAAGCATCTGTTGGCTCCCACTCTAAATCTCCATAAACACCATAATTATGTCTATCGGCGCGCACTGCATTAGATGGCTGCAAACCAGGGAAAGATTGTGCATTACCATTCCCAGTGGGGTTATAATAAGATGCCGCATCTCCAGCTCTAGCAGAAAAGTTTTCCTGCTTAATTTCTGCCCCAAAAGCAACATTAACCTTACCTAAAACTCTTGAAAAATCTAAATTCGCTAACGTATTACTAAACGTATAACCCCCAACTGCAAATTCTGTAGGACTGTTTGCTCCCAAATCCGGATTTAACGTGTTGTTTACATCGTAATCAATTCTATTTCTTCCGTAAGTCCCACTAAAATCTACATCGAAATTAAATAATTTCCATTTTACACCAGCTGTTAAATTGTTATCCATAACATCGGTTTCAAAAGTAGGTTGGAATCCATTATAATCAGAACCCGCTTCGTGCAATAAATTAAATGGATCTCCTACCCAGTAAGGCGCTCTATATAAAGCGAAACTTGTTCCTTGCCTAGAAGTAAAACCACCAAAGGAGTAAAACTCACCAGAATCATTATTAAACGGAATTCCAGCATTAAAAAACAAATCGATTTTTTGTAATTCAGGCTGACCAACATTCATTCCTAAATCTGGATTATCGGCTAACCAAGCTCCCCAAGTTGGATCATCAGCTCCTACTCCAATTAAAGCATCTGTTCCTGGAGATCCCGGTCTATTCGTTTTTTTCTGCTCATAATATCCAGCAGTAACATTTAAATATCCACCGTTTTCACCAGTTAAACCAGTGTTTAAATCAACTCCAAAATTAAAACCATCACCTTCAGTAGTAACACCAGAATTTACGTTTACCGTAGTATATTCAACATTCTTTTTTAACACCATATTAATTACACCAGCAATCGCATCCGATCCATACTGAGCCGAAGCTCCATCACGCAAAACCTCGATACGCTCGATAGCTGCCGCTGGAATACTTTTTAAATCTACACCTACTTCACCTTTTCCTGGTGTATCATTGATATAAACTAAAGCACTTTGGTTTTTACGCTTTCCATTAACTAAAACCAACGTTCTACTTGGCCCTAAACCACGTAAATCTGCTGGATCAAAATGTGCTGTTGCATCAGATACGGCTTGAGTTGTAGAATTGAAAGATGGCACCTTATAAGTTAACATTTTATCTATTGTTGGTTGCCCTGTGCTACGCATTTCATCTAAACCTATATTATCAATAGGCACAGGAGAATCTAAAATAGTTCTCGGTTTCGATCTATTTCCTGTTAATACAACAGCATCTAGAGCAACACCAGATTGCATAGTCACATTCATTTTATTTCCGGTAACAGTATTTTCTTGTGTCTCATAACCCACATAAGAAAATACTAAAACAGCTCCATTACTAGCGTTAATAGCATACTTGCCATCAAAGTCCGTGGTAGTTCCACTAGACGTTCCCTTTACAACTACCGATACACCTGGCAACGCGCCAGAATCATCTGCAACCACACCGGTTACTTGTTGTGCAATTAATAAAGTTGGAGCCCCAAAAAAAAAGAGAAACATCAACCATTTTGTGTTTAAAAATTTACTCATAATGTTATTTTATTTAAAAGTTAGTTAATGCTAATATATGCATATAATCATTTCACTTACAAGAATATCGCAAAATTTTAAGCACAATATTAAGATTACAACACCTTTCGTTATAAAAACACAAATTATCAATAAAACTACAAACCATTTTATTAACGCATTGCACCTTTAAAATCTCAATCCATTTTACCAACTCACGAGTTTAAAAGCTTCATTTACTTAAAAAAACAATTATAAAAATTTATACTACGCCGTATTTCATTAAATTTGCACCTCAATTTTACAACAATGTACAGAAGTCATAATTGCGGCGAATTAACAGCCACACATATTAACACAGAAGTAACCCTATCTGGTTGGGTTCAAAAATCTAGAGATAAAGGTTTTATTGTTTGGGTCGATTTACGTGACCGTTATGGTATTACACAACTTGTTTTTGATGAAGAGCGCACTAGTAAAGATTTAATAGAGCAAGCCCAAAACTTAGGTCGTGAATTTGTAATTCAGGTGAAAGGAACAGTAATTGAACGTGCTTCAAAAAACACAAATATCCCAACAGGAGATATTGAGATTTTAGTTTCAGATTTAAAGATCTTGAACAAATCTGTAATTCCTCCATTTACTATTGAAGATAAAACGGACGGTGGTGAAGACATTAGAATGAAATATCGCTATTTAGATATTCGTCGTAATCCAGTAAAAAACAGCTTAATTTTTAGATCGAAGGTTTCTCAAGAAGTTAGAAACTATCTATCAAAAGAAGGTTTTATTGAAGTTGAAACACCATATTTAATAAAATCTACACCAGAAGGCGCAAGAGATTTTGTAGTACCATCCCGTATGAATGCTGGTGAATTTTATGCCCTTCCACAATCGCCACAAACCTTTAAGCAATTGCTTATGGTTGGTGGTATGGATAAGTATTTTCAAATTGTAAAATGCTTTAGAGATGAAGATTTACGTGCCGACCGTCAGCCAGAATTCACACAAATTGATTGTGAAATGGCCTTTGTTGAGCAAGAAGATATTTTAAACGTTTTTGAAGGTTTAACCCGTCATTTATTAAAAGAAGTGAATGGTGTTGAGGTTGAAAAATTCCCTAGAATGCTTTACGACGATGCTATGCGTTTATACGGAAACGATAAACCAGACATTCGTTTTGGAATGGAATTTGGCGAATTAAACGCTGTAACACAACATAAAGAATTTGGTGTTTTTAATAATGCAGAATTAGTTGTTGGTATTGCTGTACCAGGTGGAAATAGCTATACAAGAAAAGAAATTGATAAATTAATAGATTGGGTTAAGCGTCCACAAGTTGGTGCTTTAGGCATGATTTACTCACGTTGTAATGATGATGGAACCTTTAAATCTTCAGTAGATAAATTTTACGATCAAGGCGATTTAGCAAAATGGGCAGAAGTTACCGGCGCTAAGGCAGGCGATTTAGTTTGTGTACTTTCTGGCGATAAAAATAAAGTACGTGCGCAATTAAGTGCTTTACGTATGGAATTAGCAGAACGTTTAGGTTTACGTGACCCGAAAGTATTTGCTCCATTATGGGTTATCGATTTTCCGTTATTAGAACTTGACGAAGAAACTGGACATTACCACGCCATGCACCACCCGTTTACATCACCAAAACCCGGTCAGCTAGAATTACTGGACACTAATCCAGGCGATGTAAAAGCAAATGCATACGATTTGGTTCTAAACGGAAACGAAATTGGCGGAGGATCTATTCGTATTCACGATAAAGAAACACAAGCTACAATGTTTAAACATTTAGGTTTTTCTGAAGAAGAAGCGAAAGCACAATTTGGTTTCTTAATGGACGCCTTTCAATACGGAGCACCGCCACACGGTGGTTTAGCTTTTGGACTAGACAGGTTGGTTGCCATTTTAGGAGGCCAAGAAACTATTCGAGATTTTATTGCTTTCCCAAAAAACAACTCAGGACGCGACGTAATGATTGATGCGCCTGCTCGAATTGATGATGATCAATTAACAGAATTGAGTTTAAAACTTAATTTAAAATCATAATATTAAAATCCTGCTTTTGCAGGATTTTTTAGTAAACTGAATATATGAAAAACTTAACCTTCTTTTTATTAGTTTTCGCTTCAACAATAGCTCTAGCTCAAACTATAACAGGTCCAGAATTATTGAGAAAATCGATCGAATTTCACGATCCAAATAGTAATTGGGAAACTTTCGATGGTAGTTTTACAGTAAGCATGAAAATGCCAAAC
The window above is part of the Algibacter sp. L3A6 genome. Proteins encoded here:
- a CDS encoding TonB-dependent receptor; this encodes MSKFLNTKWLMFLFFFGAPTLLIAQQVTGVVADDSGALPGVSVVVKGTSSGTTTDFDGKYAINASNGAVLVFSYVGYETQENTVTGNKMNVTMQSGVALDAVVLTGNRSKPRTILDSPVPIDNIGLDEMRSTGQPTIDKMLTYKVPSFNSTTQAVSDATAHFDPADLRGLGPSRTLVLVNGKRKNQSALVYINDTPGKGEVGVDLKSIPAAAIERIEVLRDGASAQYGSDAIAGVINMVLKKNVEYTTVNVNSGVTTEGDGFNFGVDLNTGLTGENGGYLNVTAGYYEQKKTNRPGSPGTDALIGVGADDPTWGAWLADNPDLGMNVGQPELQKIDLFFNAGIPFNNDSGEFYSFGGFTSRQGTSFALYRAPYWVGDPFNLLHEAGSDYNGFQPTFETDVMDNNLTAGVKWKLFNFDVDFSGTYGRNRIDYDVNNTLNPDLGANSPTEFAVGGYTFSNTLANLDFSRVLGKVNVAFGAEIKQENFSARAGDAASYYNPTGNGNAQSFPGLQPSNAVRADRHNYGVYGDLEWEPTDALLIGGAIRYEDFSDFGDNVSWKVSGRYSLGDKGALRASYSTGFRAPSLHQIYLSNVQTLVSGGSISNQGTFNNVDPIIREDLGVPQLTSETSKNISAGITYKIKPNLSVSADFYNVKVDDRVLFTGEIGFDGDDSSINPVETVLIANSITSLKFFVNAVNTNTSGVDLVVNYTNIELGEGILNAALAANFNETTIKGEIDTPPIFAANGYDIFSRKEQARITSSRPKSKVLLGLDYDLNKWNFILNNTYFGEVTWQHGSSPALDQTFAGKVITDLIVGYEFSEKLSGNISVNNLLNVYPDELDAKGDVVTDLGGRFKYPWEVNQFGFNGTVLNASLAFKF
- the aspS gene encoding aspartate--tRNA ligase, whose amino-acid sequence is MYRSHNCGELTATHINTEVTLSGWVQKSRDKGFIVWVDLRDRYGITQLVFDEERTSKDLIEQAQNLGREFVIQVKGTVIERASKNTNIPTGDIEILVSDLKILNKSVIPPFTIEDKTDGGEDIRMKYRYLDIRRNPVKNSLIFRSKVSQEVRNYLSKEGFIEVETPYLIKSTPEGARDFVVPSRMNAGEFYALPQSPQTFKQLLMVGGMDKYFQIVKCFRDEDLRADRQPEFTQIDCEMAFVEQEDILNVFEGLTRHLLKEVNGVEVEKFPRMLYDDAMRLYGNDKPDIRFGMEFGELNAVTQHKEFGVFNNAELVVGIAVPGGNSYTRKEIDKLIDWVKRPQVGALGMIYSRCNDDGTFKSSVDKFYDQGDLAKWAEVTGAKAGDLVCVLSGDKNKVRAQLSALRMELAERLGLRDPKVFAPLWVIDFPLLELDEETGHYHAMHHPFTSPKPGQLELLDTNPGDVKANAYDLVLNGNEIGGGSIRIHDKETQATMFKHLGFSEEEAKAQFGFLMDAFQYGAPPHGGLAFGLDRLVAILGGQETIRDFIAFPKNNSGRDVMIDAPARIDDDQLTELSLKLNLKS